The Polyangium mundeleinium genome contains the following window.
GACGAATTTGCCGGTCTGGTCCACCACGACGATTGCCTCGTCCAGCACGTCGAGAGCGCCGCGGAGAAGGACCGACTCCGCTTGCATTTCACGAACGCCAGAGAAGACGTCGTCCGTCATGGGCTCCTCGTGTTGCCCGTCGCCCCTCGTTTTGCCCCATGTCCGCCTCCTCTTTTTCTTCTCGATGCAGCTCGGGCGCGCGCGACCCCGGAAAGGAAGTAGTCACGACGGCAAAGGATGTCGAGGGCCGACGTGCCCGTCTCCCGGGAGCCCCTGGAAGCCGCCGAGCGGCCTCTCATGGCCCGTACCAGATGGGCGAGCTCCACGCGCGGTGCTGCACGGTCTTCGGGACGGTCACGTCCGTGCACGCCGCCGGCGCCGAGGCCGGATCGAGCGCGTTGCATTCGTACGTGCTGTAGCGGCAGCTCGGCACCTCGACGGCGCGGGCATAATAGAAGGCTCGGTCGTTCGGATCGAAATCGGGGTCCGTCCAGACGACGCAAAGCTCCTCCGCGCCTTCGGCCAGCACATCGCAGGTCGCCGTATCGACGGCGGGCTCCGGGGCGGCCATGCCCGCGACGTCATAGACCTTTTCGTACACCTTTCCCTCGCGCACGTAGCCTTTGATGATCTGGAGCCGCTCGAGCGGCCTGCCTGGCCAGCTCGCCGTGCCGGGGTCGGCTGTCGCCTGTACGAAAAACGTCGGCTCCAAACCCGACGATGTTCCGAGCATTCCGCCCATGGGGACGCCGGCCGCGTAGGCCTCTTCGAGCCGCTCGGAGCGCCCGCAGAGGCCCGCGTCGTACCCGAAGCCGCCAAAGAAGCGGATGGGAATGCGGGCGCCGCTCGTGGCAAAGGTCTCGCGGCGGCGGATCGCCTCGAAGATCGACTCGCGCGAGTTCTCCTCGGCCCATACCCCGGCGAGCCCCCCCGGATTGTTGATGACGCCGTCGTGCGTCTCCGTGCCTGCGCCGAGGCGCTTCTCCGGCGTGTCGTCGACGAGCCCGACGTGCCCGGGAAAACCCACGCTGGAGGTGTTGCCCGGCGTGCCGTTGTGGGTGTCGGTCGAGCCGATGAGACCAAAGAGAAAGGGATTCGTCCCGAGCCGCTCGGCTTCGAGGAGCCCGGTTTTCAGGACATAGCGCAGAAAATCGTGCCGATGCGTGCAGCCCCAGAGGCGCATGCCTCCGGAGCCCGGTTTGTCGCCACATTGCTCGTCGTCGTCCGGCCGGAGCTCCTCGAAGTCGCAGAGCGGGTCGACGTCCGCCTCGAC
Protein-coding sequences here:
- a CDS encoding DUF3604 domain-containing protein, with product MRIVGPALFLLLLFDGCAEAPSPAAPPRVPRPRAACAERVPTRVPLYGDLHVHTAFSFDARSYDTVVTPADAYRFARGESIHLPPLDASGKGTREARIDRPLDFVAVTDHGEFLGEMYHCMTPTSPKYDTFTCQTYREEVGQGASTFAVRLSQANPTRVAELCGEGKDCEAAARERWQAMQDAAEAAYDRSASCAFTTFVGYEYTNTFGISNLHRNVIFVNDIVPDLPITYFEAPTPLDLWTLLRDGCKAAEKGCDVLVLPHNSNLSNGRLFDPTYPGGATIEEEASRAALRAEMEPVAEIFQHKGSSECRNGFLDVEADVDPLCDFEELRPDDDEQCGDKPGSGGMRLWGCTHRHDFLRYVLKTGLLEAERLGTNPFLFGLIGSTDTHNGTPGNTSSVGFPGHVGLVDDTPEKRLGAGTETHDGVINNPGGLAGVWAEENSRESIFEAIRRRETFATSGARIPIRFFGGFGYDAGLCGRSERLEEAYAAGVPMGGMLGTSSGLEPTFFVQATADPGTASWPGRPLERLQIIKGYVREGKVYEKVYDVAGMAAPEPAVDTATCDVLAEGAEELCVVWTDPDFDPNDRAFYYARAVEVPSCRYSTYECNALDPASAPAACTDVTVPKTVQHRAWSSPIWYGP